The following are from one region of the Maribacter aquivivus genome:
- a CDS encoding NAD(P)-dependent oxidoreductase, whose protein sequence is MKNPTIGFIGLGLMGANMVENLQKRGFQLNVMDLNKDAVATVIARGNAKEAASPKELAENSDIIMFCLTTSAVVEKIVYGENGILAGIKEGSVLIDFGTSIPASTQKIGKDLAAKGAGMIDAPLGRTPAHAKDGLLNIMAAGDKDTFEKVKPILDQQGEHVFHLGPLGAGHTTKLINNFMGMTTVVAMSQAFAAAKLAGVDGQQLFDIMSSGPSNSPFMKFCKNYAVDNVSDLGFSIANANKDLGYFVQMMDDLGTESKVASATSASLQAAFDDGMASANVPEIFDYFVKLKK, encoded by the coding sequence ATGAAAAACCCTACTATCGGATTTATAGGACTCGGCCTAATGGGCGCCAACATGGTTGAGAACCTACAAAAAAGAGGATTCCAACTAAATGTAATGGACCTTAACAAAGATGCAGTAGCAACTGTTATCGCTCGCGGTAATGCTAAAGAAGCTGCCTCTCCAAAAGAATTAGCAGAAAATAGCGACATTATCATGTTCTGTTTAACGACTTCTGCTGTTGTTGAAAAAATCGTTTACGGTGAAAATGGTATTCTTGCTGGAATTAAGGAAGGTTCCGTTTTAATCGACTTTGGAACATCGATTCCTGCATCTACACAAAAAATTGGTAAAGACCTTGCTGCAAAGGGCGCTGGTATGATCGATGCTCCGCTTGGTCGTACACCGGCTCACGCAAAAGACGGATTGCTAAACATAATGGCTGCTGGCGATAAAGATACCTTTGAGAAGGTAAAACCTATATTGGATCAACAAGGGGAACATGTATTTCATTTAGGACCTCTAGGTGCAGGGCACACTACGAAGTTAATCAATAACTTTATGGGGATGACTACTGTTGTAGCTATGTCACAAGCTTTTGCAGCGGCTAAACTTGCTGGTGTAGACGGACAACAACTTTTCGATATTATGTCTTCTGGACCATCGAATTCGCCGTTTATGAAGTTTTGTAAAAACTACGCAGTTGATAATGTAAGTGATTTAGGTTTTTCTATTGCTAATGCTAATAAGGATCTTGGTTATTTTGTACAAATGATGGATGACCTAGGTACAGAATCTAAGGTTGCTTCTGCTACTTCTGCTAGCCTACAGGCTGCTTTTGATGACGGTATGGCAAGTGCAAATGTCCCTGAAATCTTTGATTATTTCGTGAAGTTGAAGAAATAA
- a CDS encoding ATP-binding protein: protein MTIDTFEISTTQATKILQVHEGHFTDLKAKAIKPSKLSQTISAMANADGGDIYVGIGEVEKPDKSKERNWNGFIDPEDANAHVQLIQELFPFEQYISISFFKTSDLKGFVLHIQINKTKEILYASDKHPYVRRGAQNLPIKDHESLKKLEFDKGIASFETQVLNIPKEIITESDVIKNFIQEVIPTTTPEAWLKKQLLIQSNKPTVAGVLLFAEEPQAALPKQSGIKIYRYKTRDKEGTRQTLAFNPITIEGDIYNQISEAVSKSVEIVEGIKILGEKGLEKIKYPVEAIHEILTNAVLHRDYSKKSDTQVIIFDNRVEIHSPGRLPGHITPQNILDEQLARNGALVRIINKFPNPPNKDVGEGLNTAFNAMRKLRLKEPEVLETANGVKVVIYHEPLASPEEMVLRYLESHKEISNSIARDVCGVDSENVMKQIFVKLAEVGLLERTPDKKGRSSTWRKSGKKYDKEPEQLTIEF from the coding sequence ATGACAATAGACACTTTCGAAATATCTACAACACAGGCTACAAAGATTCTTCAAGTGCATGAAGGTCATTTTACGGATTTAAAAGCAAAGGCTATTAAACCTAGTAAACTAAGTCAAACAATATCTGCCATGGCTAATGCGGACGGAGGAGACATATATGTAGGGATTGGTGAAGTTGAGAAACCGGATAAATCAAAAGAAAGAAATTGGAATGGTTTTATAGACCCTGAAGACGCAAATGCGCACGTTCAACTTATTCAAGAGCTATTTCCTTTTGAGCAGTATATTTCAATTTCGTTTTTTAAAACATCAGACCTCAAAGGATTTGTTTTACATATTCAAATTAACAAGACCAAAGAAATTCTATATGCTTCTGATAAGCATCCTTATGTCCGAAGAGGAGCGCAAAACCTTCCAATAAAAGACCATGAGTCTCTTAAAAAACTTGAATTTGATAAAGGAATCGCTTCGTTCGAGACACAGGTGCTTAATATTCCAAAAGAGATAATCACGGAATCAGATGTAATTAAAAACTTCATTCAAGAAGTGATACCAACTACTACTCCAGAGGCTTGGTTAAAAAAACAATTGCTAATTCAATCTAACAAACCAACTGTAGCGGGGGTACTTCTTTTTGCAGAAGAACCACAAGCAGCTTTACCGAAGCAAAGTGGAATTAAGATTTACCGCTATAAAACAAGAGATAAAGAAGGTACTCGTCAGACTCTAGCTTTTAATCCGATTACAATTGAAGGTGATATCTACAATCAAATTTCTGAAGCTGTTTCCAAATCCGTTGAAATAGTTGAGGGAATCAAAATTCTTGGTGAGAAGGGCTTGGAAAAAATTAAATATCCAGTAGAAGCAATACATGAAATCTTAACCAATGCCGTTCTTCACAGGGATTACAGTAAAAAATCAGATACACAGGTAATAATTTTTGATAATCGAGTTGAAATTCATAGCCCAGGTAGATTACCTGGTCATATTACTCCCCAGAACATTTTGGATGAACAACTTGCTCGAAATGGAGCACTTGTTAGAATTATTAATAAGTTTCCAAATCCTCCAAATAAGGATGTCGGAGAAGGTTTAAATACTGCATTTAATGCAATGCGCAAACTTCGGCTGAAAGAACCTGAAGTATTAGAAACAGCCAATGGAGTCAAAGTTGTAATATATCACGAGCCACTGGCTTCACCTGAAGAAATGGTTTTACGTTATCTAGAAAGTCATAAAGAAATATCAAATTCAATTGCTCGAGATGTCTGCGGGGTTGATTCTGAAAATGTGATGAAGCAAATATTCGTAAAACTCGCTGAAGTAGGCTTATTAGAACGTACACCTGATAAAAAGGGACGTTCTTCGACTTGGAGAAAATCTGGTAAAAAATATGACAAAGAACCGGAACAATTAACTATTGAGTTTTAA
- a CDS encoding TlpA family protein disulfide reductase: MSTTPLKIITSIILLVLSLTACNSPAAISGTLAGLEKENTKIYLIQPETLQQVAASYLGKVIDSAIVNADGSFEFQNLPTTKEPVLLELAVQPTNKAGNYLNSDNPNKANYMPIVWQSGESFLITARFNEFQKTFTIENPSDLNSALLAVRDIKAKAYQTYLADKHWNVEDGDELMAKEHATLQYKSALMEFADSTPYLLPALVALRWVSPENDYERVPEFLVNQCAKWKEKEADHPWVKQLCKKSEPTNLPVLIGDKFPDIQFPLLSKDTVYIKDVLGKKLTIIDLWASWCAPCRLENRKVLVPLYNEYHDQGLQIVAYALESDEAAWKAAATRDGADGWLQSSDLQGDDAPFLKKIRVRTIPANFILDSNGVVIAKNLHGQDLMNLVKGSFEK, encoded by the coding sequence ATGAGCACTACCCCTTTAAAAATAATCACCAGTATTATCTTATTGGTTCTAAGCTTAACCGCTTGTAATTCACCTGCAGCTATATCGGGTACGTTAGCAGGATTAGAAAAAGAAAACACTAAAATATACTTAATTCAACCTGAAACCTTACAACAAGTAGCGGCATCTTATTTAGGTAAAGTAATAGACTCTGCCATTGTAAATGCTGATGGTAGTTTTGAGTTCCAAAACCTACCAACTACTAAAGAACCGGTTTTATTAGAATTAGCTGTGCAGCCTACCAATAAAGCAGGCAATTATCTAAATTCAGATAACCCTAACAAGGCTAACTATATGCCTATTGTTTGGCAATCTGGAGAATCATTTCTAATAACAGCGCGGTTTAATGAATTTCAAAAAACTTTTACGATAGAAAATCCTTCAGATTTGAATAGCGCTTTGTTAGCGGTAAGAGATATTAAAGCAAAAGCATACCAAACCTATCTTGCCGATAAGCATTGGAATGTTGAAGACGGCGATGAATTAATGGCAAAAGAACATGCCACTTTACAATACAAGTCAGCTTTAATGGAGTTTGCAGATAGCACTCCCTATCTACTGCCGGCATTGGTAGCGTTAAGATGGGTAAGTCCAGAAAACGATTATGAACGCGTGCCTGAATTTTTAGTGAATCAATGTGCGAAGTGGAAAGAAAAAGAAGCCGATCACCCGTGGGTAAAACAACTTTGCAAAAAAAGTGAGCCGACTAATTTACCTGTATTAATCGGCGATAAATTTCCAGACATTCAATTTCCTTTGTTGTCAAAAGATACCGTATATATCAAAGATGTATTAGGTAAAAAACTTACTATTATTGATTTATGGGCATCTTGGTGTGCCCCTTGCAGATTAGAGAACCGTAAGGTTCTAGTGCCGCTTTATAATGAATATCATGACCAAGGTTTACAAATTGTTGCATATGCCTTAGAAAGTGATGAAGCAGCCTGGAAAGCAGCTGCAACGCGAGATGGAGCAGATGGTTGGTTACAATCTTCAGATTTACAAGGTGACGATGCCCCTTTTTTAAAGAAAATACGTGTTCGTACCATTCCTGCAAACTTTATTTTGGATAGTAACGGAGTGGTCATTGCCAAAAATTTGCATGGCCAAGATTTAATGAATTTGGTGAAAGGTAGCTTTGAAAAGTAA
- a CDS encoding SHOCT domain-containing protein → MIISKKHWFSYVMNVILILIIAIPCIAYFISSRNSPNTNPYIDYGVLIFGIFILYKNLRAIILNLRVEWLFDDEELIVKSGLLPWHRVNFSIDISKIYEMYYKNNFMGTILGYGTLHVRQTDGVTSQTFGFSMTNHKKITVAINEAMTNYKNENKVRVSGNVSTTENISSELMRLAHMHSEGIITNEEFAALKRKLIH, encoded by the coding sequence ATGATCATATCAAAAAAACACTGGTTTTCATATGTAATGAATGTAATATTAATTCTAATTATTGCAATACCCTGTATAGCCTATTTCATAAGTTCTCGTAATTCACCTAATACAAACCCCTATATTGATTATGGTGTTTTAATATTCGGGATATTTATATTGTACAAAAACCTGAGAGCTATTATTTTAAACCTAAGAGTTGAATGGTTATTCGACGATGAAGAATTGATAGTTAAATCTGGATTATTACCATGGCATAGGGTTAATTTTAGTATTGATATTTCTAAAATTTATGAAATGTATTACAAAAACAATTTCATGGGTACCATTTTAGGGTATGGAACATTACATGTTAGACAGACCGATGGTGTTACTTCCCAAACTTTCGGATTTTCAATGACAAATCATAAAAAAATCACGGTTGCTATAAATGAAGCAATGACTAATTATAAGAATGAAAATAAAGTAAGAGTTAGTGGTAACGTAAGCACAACTGAAAACATATCAAGCGAGCTAATGAGATTAGCCCATATGCATAGTGAGGGAATCATTACGAATGAAGAGTTTGCTGCGCTAAAAAGGAAGTTAATACATTAA
- a CDS encoding PLP-dependent aminotransferase family protein, which yields MEVSSMKSYIKDVLENMPEDWLNLTTHRLDIYDEELAKVQFLEQFENLAKQNNSDATALSNLPTAYDYIRLGHPLSCILEWAIAKLNDIAPDQVISFLSKTTPILSILRTNLLKNTNTLIAYTSELPSSFDADVLREIYGYTFELKKVDDIADIVAFNGSTILVSHQEEISASDLTTNVDFYIDIYGNLGSVLLVNEEQNNTYISDIQHVRRRETVAMTPDNCLNALQSLVNQPSTQIHKTNVAENKTKVVDAIRDVSGANTTPLVASSGLSIQYAIMMGLVHHAIENHKGKAIKIVVPPNCYGGTNDQARRVAACNNAIEIVDLPVDGDNDMVQSIDIVLAKLAKEDAIPFIIAEIPTNPRVEVPDVHKLRAVLSAKRKTASGSEAIDPVFILDQTFCPNVHFLGDADILSNVRTISFASGSKFPSGGKCTAGYCIANKIAEPLMDKIALHLSLCDNEATDLQYEILAKQMPSMIQRIHDAYVNTLDFVNFIKQTLPAAKINFVSEELAKEGFTPSVFSLDLPTKGDSPEERETYKREMNHRLINLMITEIPNESKYCVSYGQLNGCYWTIPATSTQGTTKEDDKDYIARVSLSPNMDVELHKKVFLKFVESM from the coding sequence ATGGAGGTTAGTAGCATGAAGAGTTATATTAAAGATGTATTAGAAAATATGCCAGAAGATTGGTTGAACCTAACTACGCATCGATTAGATATTTACGATGAAGAATTGGCTAAAGTTCAATTTTTAGAGCAGTTTGAAAATTTAGCTAAGCAGAATAATTCTGATGCAACTGCGCTAAGTAATTTACCAACTGCTTATGATTATATCCGGCTTGGTCACCCATTGTCTTGTATTTTAGAATGGGCAATCGCGAAATTAAACGACATAGCACCAGACCAGGTGATTAGTTTTCTATCTAAAACGACTCCTATTTTATCCATCCTTAGAACAAATTTATTAAAGAATACAAATACGCTTATTGCCTACACAAGTGAATTACCCAGTTCTTTTGATGCCGATGTATTACGTGAGATTTACGGCTATACTTTTGAATTAAAGAAAGTTGATGATATTGCAGATATAGTGGCGTTCAACGGTAGTACTATTTTGGTATCGCATCAAGAAGAAATTTCTGCTTCTGACCTTACTACTAATGTTGATTTTTATATAGATATATATGGCAATTTAGGTAGTGTTTTACTGGTTAACGAAGAACAGAATAACACCTATATTTCAGATATTCAGCATGTTAGACGAAGAGAGACTGTTGCAATGACTCCGGATAATTGTCTTAATGCACTACAATCTTTAGTTAATCAACCTTCTACTCAAATTCATAAAACAAATGTAGCCGAGAATAAGACAAAGGTAGTAGATGCCATAAGAGATGTTTCTGGTGCAAATACAACGCCATTGGTTGCTTCTAGCGGATTATCTATTCAATATGCCATTATGATGGGATTGGTTCATCATGCTATTGAAAACCATAAAGGGAAAGCAATTAAAATTGTTGTTCCCCCAAATTGTTACGGTGGTACTAATGACCAAGCAAGACGTGTTGCTGCTTGTAATAATGCTATTGAAATTGTCGATTTACCTGTAGATGGTGATAATGATATGGTGCAAAGTATTGATATCGTTTTGGCTAAACTAGCAAAAGAAGATGCCATACCTTTTATCATTGCCGAAATACCAACAAACCCAAGAGTTGAAGTACCAGATGTTCATAAATTAAGAGCTGTTTTAAGTGCTAAACGAAAAACTGCAAGTGGGAGTGAGGCTATAGATCCTGTTTTTATATTAGATCAAACGTTCTGCCCAAATGTTCACTTTCTAGGTGATGCAGATATATTATCAAACGTTAGAACAATTTCATTTGCTAGTGGCTCAAAATTTCCAAGTGGCGGTAAATGCACTGCAGGATATTGTATCGCTAATAAAATAGCGGAACCTTTAATGGATAAAATTGCCTTGCATTTAAGTCTTTGCGATAATGAAGCTACTGACTTACAATATGAAATTTTAGCAAAGCAAATGCCATCAATGATACAGAGAATTCACGATGCATATGTGAATACGCTTGATTTTGTAAACTTTATAAAACAGACGTTACCTGCCGCTAAAATCAATTTTGTATCTGAAGAATTGGCAAAAGAAGGATTTACGCCATCTGTTTTTTCATTAGACTTGCCAACCAAAGGTGATAGCCCTGAAGAAAGAGAAACGTATAAACGAGAAATGAACCATAGGCTAATCAACCTAATGATAACCGAAATACCTAATGAGAGTAAATACTGTGTTAGCTACGGACAGTTAAATGGCTGTTACTGGACAATACCGGCAACTTCTACCCAAGGCACCACCAAAGAAGATGATAAAGACTATATAGCCCGTGTATCTCTTTCTCCGAATATGGATGTGGAGCTACACAAAAAAGTATTTCTGAAGTTTGTAGAAAGTATGTAA
- a CDS encoding PLP-dependent cysteine synthase family protein, whose product MEYAENILGTIGNTPLVKMNKLTAELPCLVLAKYETFNPGNSVKDRMALKMIEDAEADGRLQPGGTIIEGTSGNTGMGLALAAIIKGYKCIFVLADKQSKEKCDILRAVGAEVVVCPTAVEPEDPRSYYSVSKRLAKEIPNSWYVNQYDNPSNAKAHYESTAPEIWKQTDGKITHFVVGVGTGGTISGVGKYLKEQNPDIKIWGIDTYGSVFKKYHETGIFDEKEIYPYVTEGIGEDILPKNVDFSIIDGFTKVTDKDGAVYTQRLAKEEGMFLGNSAGSAIKGVLQLKEHFTKDDVVVVLFHDHGSRYIGKMFNDDWMREKGYIE is encoded by the coding sequence ATGGAATACGCAGAAAATATACTTGGTACAATTGGTAATACTCCTCTTGTAAAAATGAACAAACTTACAGCAGAGTTACCTTGTTTAGTATTAGCTAAATACGAGACTTTTAACCCTGGTAATTCGGTTAAAGATCGTATGGCGTTAAAGATGATCGAGGATGCAGAAGCTGATGGAAGACTACAACCTGGCGGAACCATTATTGAAGGAACTTCAGGTAATACCGGTATGGGTCTGGCATTAGCAGCAATTATAAAAGGCTATAAATGTATTTTTGTTCTGGCAGATAAACAGTCAAAAGAAAAGTGCGATATTTTAAGAGCTGTAGGTGCTGAAGTTGTAGTTTGCCCAACAGCGGTAGAACCAGAAGACCCAAGATCTTATTACTCGGTATCTAAACGATTGGCGAAAGAAATTCCAAATAGCTGGTATGTAAATCAGTATGATAACCCAAGTAATGCAAAAGCACATTACGAAAGCACGGCACCAGAAATCTGGAAACAAACCGATGGTAAAATCACACATTTTGTTGTTGGTGTTGGTACTGGAGGTACAATTTCTGGGGTAGGCAAGTATTTAAAAGAACAAAATCCGGATATTAAAATTTGGGGAATTGATACCTATGGTAGTGTATTCAAAAAATACCACGAAACAGGCATTTTTGATGAAAAGGAAATCTACCCTTATGTAACCGAGGGTATCGGTGAAGATATTTTACCAAAAAATGTTGACTTCAGCATTATTGATGGTTTCACCAAAGTAACCGATAAAGACGGTGCTGTTTATACACAACGTTTAGCGAAAGAAGAAGGCATGTTTTTGGGTAATTCTGCAGGATCAGCCATAAAAGGAGTGTTGCAATTAAAAGAACATTTTACAAAAGACGATGTGGTCGTAGTATTGTTTCATGACCATGGTAGCCGATATATTGGTAAAATGTTCAATGATGATTGGATGCGTGAAAAAGGCTATATAGAATAG
- a CDS encoding leucine-rich repeat domain-containing protein: MKSKIFKIAALFILITSCSKDSPTEDKTPAPIVKSQDKEIVSFKFLKEDNLNLIEDITISIDQNTLSLSGGFPFATELNGLIPTIEISPNATIVPASKAAIDLESSVEFTVTAEDGTSQEYRLSISENENEEGNVVNFSLLATDNNDGTIFGQIHEDIVGTINEEDNTITIAIPVGTEIDELVPTITTSEFATISPQNKVAHNFSQPITYTVTSQAGNIKTYEVSLTTGLKPDRQLLMEIDALNPDNTLGWDFSVMSLNELPFVETFGNQSVRRLEFQGRNITNFPEGMSGFTRLSNLHLSSNSLDAIPNEIYEISSLDYLDLSNNNITIVDPEIANLENLTYINLGQNEISTLPDEFTTLTSLDYFHLENNMLTQLPANIGDMNNMGNFFVQNNQLTYLPESVSQLTKIWRMDVSGNNLSEFPNTILYLTNLQFLNLSDNNIDSIPTEIGNLTQLIQLSLNTNNIQLLPIELGSLTQLELLVMSNNQITVFPEELNFPLLQQLHFADNPIAIFPITITNMLNLNYLRMSNTEITMIPETIDNLTNLENLFLEGTPLERIPSQIGNLENLYNLDIGRNSILTSLPTELGNLINLNRLVISNTANLRVIPAEVCALETMHNVILIKDSSDTCE, from the coding sequence ATGAAATCAAAAATTTTTAAAATAGCTGCATTATTCATTTTAATAACCTCTTGTAGCAAAGACTCACCAACTGAGGATAAAACCCCAGCACCTATAGTTAAAAGTCAAGATAAAGAAATTGTAAGTTTTAAATTTTTAAAAGAAGATAATTTAAATCTTATTGAAGATATAACTATTTCAATCGATCAAAATACTTTAAGTCTAAGTGGAGGTTTTCCATTTGCCACCGAATTAAACGGTCTAATTCCAACAATTGAAATTTCTCCAAACGCAACTATAGTTCCTGCTAGTAAAGCAGCAATAGACTTAGAATCTTCTGTAGAATTTACGGTTACTGCAGAAGATGGTACTAGTCAAGAATATCGACTTTCAATATCAGAAAATGAAAATGAAGAAGGCAATGTAGTGAATTTTAGTTTGTTGGCTACGGATAATAATGACGGTACCATTTTTGGACAAATTCATGAAGATATTGTTGGTACAATCAATGAAGAAGATAATACTATTACAATTGCCATTCCGGTCGGAACAGAAATCGACGAACTAGTACCAACTATAACAACTTCAGAATTTGCAACCATTTCACCCCAGAATAAAGTTGCTCATAATTTTAGTCAACCTATTACTTATACAGTTACTTCACAAGCTGGAAATATTAAAACATATGAAGTTTCTTTAACAACAGGTTTAAAACCTGATCGTCAACTTTTAATGGAAATTGATGCACTTAATCCTGATAATACATTAGGTTGGGATTTTAGTGTTATGAGCTTAAATGAATTACCTTTTGTTGAAACCTTCGGCAATCAATCAGTTAGGAGATTAGAATTTCAAGGTAGAAATATCACCAACTTTCCAGAAGGTATGAGCGGTTTTACAAGACTAAGTAATTTACATTTGTCATCTAATTCATTGGACGCTATACCTAATGAAATATATGAAATCTCAAGCCTTGATTATTTGGATTTAAGTAATAATAATATTACTATAGTTGACCCTGAAATCGCAAATTTGGAAAATTTAACCTATATTAATCTAGGTCAAAATGAAATTTCAACCTTACCAGATGAATTTACCACATTAACATCCTTAGATTATTTCCATTTAGAAAATAATATGCTTACTCAATTACCAGCTAATATAGGTGATATGAACAATATGGGTAACTTTTTCGTTCAAAACAATCAACTTACCTATTTACCTGAAAGCGTATCGCAATTGACAAAAATTTGGAGAATGGATGTTAGTGGTAACAACTTGTCTGAATTTCCAAATACAATACTTTACCTTACTAATTTACAATTTTTAAATCTAAGTGATAATAATATTGATAGTATACCTACAGAAATTGGTAATCTTACTCAACTAATACAATTATCTTTAAACACGAACAACATACAATTATTACCTATTGAACTAGGTAGCCTTACTCAATTGGAACTCTTAGTTATGAGTAATAATCAAATAACTGTTTTTCCTGAAGAACTTAATTTCCCTCTTTTGCAACAGTTACATTTCGCTGATAACCCAATTGCAATATTTCCTATTACAATCACTAATATGTTGAATTTGAATTATCTACGTATGTCAAATACAGAAATAACGATGATACCTGAAACAATCGATAATCTTACTAATCTTGAGAATTTGTTTCTAGAAGGTACTCCGTTGGAGAGAATCCCTAGCCAAATAGGCAATCTTGAGAATTTGTATAATTTAGATATTGGGAGAAATTCTATTTTAACTTCTTTACCAACTGAATTAGGAAATTTGATTAATCTTAACAGACTGGTTATAAGTAATACTGCAAATCTTAGGGTTATACCGGCAGAAGTTTGTGCCTTAGAGACTATGCACAATGTTATTCTAATAAAGGACTCAAGCGATACTTGTGAATAA
- a CDS encoding CPBP family intramembrane glutamic endopeptidase gives MQNELKPFWNKHFNFDRKFGLLLILLLCIPRIVLVLHGNQIGNMQFVGIMMLFMAVAPFIFLSKHGRYQIGIKKPANYSWLIIAICIGLTFSMFLYFLGESLYGKSYENWYQYISKSYNISTDINEQTKLITFGISAFIGMTFSPIGEELFFRGIVHSSFANSLGNKKASIIDSSAFAIVHISHFGIVFHNQHWEFLLVPSAIWVLCMFLVSIMFYICRERCGSILGAILCHSAFNLGMTYCIFYLL, from the coding sequence ATGCAAAACGAATTAAAACCCTTCTGGAATAAGCACTTCAATTTCGATAGGAAATTCGGTCTGTTATTAATTCTTCTACTTTGTATACCACGTATAGTTTTGGTCTTGCATGGCAATCAAATTGGCAATATGCAATTTGTTGGTATAATGATGCTATTTATGGCAGTTGCACCATTTATATTTCTAAGTAAGCATGGTAGATATCAAATAGGTATCAAAAAACCTGCAAACTATAGCTGGCTAATTATAGCAATTTGTATTGGTTTAACTTTTAGTATGTTTCTTTACTTCTTAGGTGAATCACTTTATGGTAAATCCTATGAGAATTGGTATCAATATATTAGTAAATCTTATAATATATCTACAGATATAAACGAACAAACAAAACTAATAACCTTTGGTATTTCGGCATTTATAGGTATGACATTTAGCCCCATAGGTGAAGAACTATTTTTTAGAGGTATAGTTCATTCAAGTTTTGCTAATTCCTTAGGTAATAAAAAAGCATCTATAATTGATAGTTCAGCTTTCGCTATTGTTCATATTTCCCATTTTGGTATAGTATTCCATAATCAGCACTGGGAGTTTTTACTTGTACCATCTGCAATATGGGTTTTGTGTATGTTTTTGGTGAGTATTATGTTTTATATCTGCAGAGAACGTTGCGGTTCAATTTTAGGAGCAATACTATGCCATTCGGCATTTAATTTAGGAATGACTTATTGTATTTTTTATCTTCTTTAG